In Papaver somniferum cultivar HN1 chromosome 9, ASM357369v1, whole genome shotgun sequence, the genomic stretch ttcgAGTGGGTTTTCTCTGTCACTTCTTCTTAATCTAGGGCTAAATCTTGATTGCGATTTGACTTGATCTGATTTGAGTTGTAATTTAAGGCTTAATCTTGATTGTGATTATGGGTAAGCGAAGGATTGAGATCCAGAAGATTGAAGATAGAAAGAAGAGAAATGTTTCCTTCACTAAGAGACGACAAGGCCTATTCAAGAAAGCCGCTGATCTGTGTCGTCTTACCGGTGCTGATATTTCTCTGTTAGTAATCTCACCTGGTGGTAAACCCtacagtttttcttcttcttcttctatttctttggATGATCTAAATTATAGGTTAAACAATACCATTAAAAATATTAAAGAAGGAAAAGTTGTTGATGATGAGACAACTAGGGTTTCTGATGATGGGTTCTGGTGGAATAACCTAAATCCAGAAGAAATTGATAGTATTAAAAAGTTAACGGCTGTAAGGAATCAATTACTTGATGTGAAAGAGAAGGTTTCACAGAGAAAGCAAGAGTTGCTAGCAGCAGCTAAAGCAATTGACATTGCTACATGTACTACTACTTGTACTGTTGTAGAGAAGATGGAGGAGGATTCTTCTCTGTTGAAGGATGATTTGGGAATGTTATTATCAGATTGCTATGATGATGCTCAGAATTGGTTTCCCTCTATTGAGAGTTTACATAATTTTGAGAGTTGGTTGTTGAACTGAATTTTTTTGAAGGTTTTAGATGGAATTTACAATTATTGAACAGATTCATTGATTATTTAgctgtttttgtttatttttttattgctaTTAGTAAGTGAGAATCCATGTGCAATGACTGTTTATTGTTAATGGTTTTCTTAACAATGAATGTGTAATTTGTAGCAGCATAATAAGAATAGGAACTTCAATTTTTTGCATTTAGTATTTAGTTGGTGTTTAGTACTTGAAAATCTATGCACTTTTTGTTCTTTGATATCGATTCTCTTTAACAATTAATGTGTAATTTTTAGCAACATAAGGACAGGAACTTCAAGTTTTTGTTTAAATAACCATTAAAACTTTGTTAGGGCCTTTCAATGGTTTCGCTACTGGTATAACATTATTAGTAACTGTTTTGTTGTTATATTCTACAGCTTGGAATTGATACATTCCCAGTCCTTTTTGGCCCTGCAATCTTGTTGCTACCAAGACCTACCAAGGATGCTGAGTAATCCTTCTCTTGTCGCTCCCTTCTCGGAAGCATTATTCCAGTCTACAAGTAAGGAAAACTTATTTGTTACAGAGCATCATGCATTTGTATATTTCCTTGTGCATCTTATCTTATTGGTTATGTCAATTGTGAATCCAGAGGGAAGTTATTGCTGAATTGAAGGAAGCTGGTGCTTCATAGGTTCAGTTTGATGAATCCGCACTAGTAATGGATCTTGATCCTGAGAAGTTGAATGCATTCACTGATGCCTACTCTCAGCTAAAATCTACTCCAACCGGTCTTAATGTTATTGTTGAGACCTAGACCATCTTCTTTCCGAGGTCCACTCTTAGACAGAAGCATACCTGGTCCACTCGTAGTACAGTGCACACAACATCAACAACTAATTTGAGAGCAAAGAATATGACACGAAAGAAACTCTATGGATATCAGTAAAatgatttaaaaaatatataaacatgTGTTAACTCATTACTCGTGACACTATGGATAATTTTACCCCTGCATACAAGCTTGTGGTCTCTACCTCTTTCTTGCTCACTCCTCCGCACCGCTGTAAAGAGACTGACCAGGAATTGAAGTCGTGGATGTCATATGCTGCACAACGGGTTCTTGAGGTTAATGCCTTGGTAAATGCATTATCGGGACAGAAGGACGAGGTAcccaatattttattttttgaggAAAACTGATTCGCAAGATTAGCTGCCTCTTCGAACAGAAACCCAACCTCAGATCAGGGCTAATTTGTTATCTAACTCACTCCATGTTGCTGATTTTCAGGCAATGTTGTGGCCCAGGATTCATGAAAGAGCTCCCCAAGAGTAACTGATGAGTCTTTCCAGAAGGCTGTAAGTGCTTCCATGATATTACAATCCGACGTCCTGTTTTCTCCCACTCTCCAATAGATTTCTTGTTCTTTCCTGTTTTAACATATCTCAGTAGGTTGCTGCTTTGAGGGGATCTGACCACCGCAGACCCACCACCATTAGATCTTTCCCTATTGGATGCTCAGTAGAAGATTATGTTGCAATGAGTCATGAATGTCACTGTATAGTTAGTACTATAGTGTTAAATTACTGTAGAGTTAGTGTTAGTGTTAAGATATTTTCCTCCTAACCCTAGACGTGTAAGTATACCTAATTGTATAAAAAGGAGCCTCTCCTATGGGTGAAAAACAACCCTTTCACTATCTCTTTCTCTGTTTCTACATGGTATTAGAGCAAAGGAGGCTGAGAAGAGAAAACCTAGCCTAGATCCCCTTTAAAGCTACTATAGTTTCAATCTGGAATTAGACTTGAAAGTTAGACTCGTAAGCTGTTCGTGAAGAACCAGTGGCTGATCTGCAAAGGTTTCTCCTTTTGAAAGTTGTGGTTCCTTCTTTAAAAgttgttctttttttctctcttatcTGTTGAGTTAAAAGTAGATATGATGGCTGAAACCTCTGAGAACAGTGTTTCTTCTCAGTCTATGGGTTTTACATCTCTAGATGTTTCTCACAATGATACTATGAGCAGAAATATGATATCTTGTAAACTTGATGATACAAATTACCTTGTTTGGTATCACTGCGTGAAACTTTACATTACGGGTAAAGGAAAGCTTGGGTACCTGACCAGAACTAAAACTTGTCCAGATGAAAAAGACCCTACATATGATACATGGATTCAAGAGAACGCCATGATAATGAGTTTGTTGATAGACTCAATGACTCCCGACTTCAAGAGCAGCTATATGCGCTTAACCACATCAAAAGAAGTGTGGGAGGCAGTCACTCAGATCTATGTTGTGAGCGGTGATGCGACACGGATTTATGAATTGAATCGTCGGATTACCGAGACTCGCCAGAATAGCAGACCTCTATCCGTCTACTTCAATGCACTTCAAACTATATGACAAGAAGTTGATTTCCTACAGCCCTTAGACATGGTGTATGCAGCTGATACCGCCAAGTTGCAGAAAAGAATTGAAAAAGGGGGAATTATTGAGTTCCTTGCTGGGCTTGACTCGGATTTTGATCCAATCAGAATCCAAGTGTTAGGAAAAGATCCATTGCCAAACCTACGAGCAGTATATGGAACAGTTAGACCGGAAGAACTTCGTCGAGCTGCTATGATACCTGCAATGCCACAAGAAAGTTCCGCCTTGAATGTGACTACTCCACCAACATCCACACGCGAAAAAAATCGACAATCTGATGAGAAAGACTCATTATACTGTGATTATTGTCACAAGCGTAGACATACCAGGGAGACTTGTTACAAGCTCAATGGTCGTCCGCAATGGCAGAACAACAAAAGAAGAGGGGGAAACTCTAGTGGAAGTAGTGGAGGAAGAATATGAGGTCACAACACTAGTTCAAGGGCATATAACACTACTGATGAGATGGAACTTCAATCTACATCAGCAGCGAATGGCTATTCCCATTCTTCTCAAGACCAGCTGGAGCGGATGATTAAAGAAGGTGCGCGGATGCTATCAGCCAAGGAAAATGCTGCTGGGTCTACTTCTTTGGCTCGACCAGGTAACACAGAGAATTGTGGTAGGGCACTAAACACTACATGTGATAAGTCTAAAGGTTCTTGGATCATCGATAGTGGAGCTACTGACCACATGTCCACCGGGTCAAATCTTTTCTCCACTTATAGTGCAAGTCCTAGTAAACCTTGTATCTTGACAGCGGATGGATGTCCAACAATTGTATCGGGTGAAGGACAAATACCCCTAACCAAATTTATGTCTTTATCTACTGTGTTACATGTTCCGAATTTGTCTTCTAGCCTTCTCTCTATTAGTCAAATAACCAAAGTGTTAAAGTGCAGTGTTACCTTTTTTGACTCACATTGTGTATTTCAGAACCTACTCCCAGGAGCGACGATTGGACTTGGTAAAGAGAGAGGGGGCCTTTACTACTTGGACTTCCAAGGAACAACACAAGATGGCAGTACAAGGGCTTGCAATTCAACAAGTGTATCCAAGGTAGAAGATCAAATCTGGCTATGGCACAAACGATTGGGACATCCTTCTTTTGGCTACTTAAAAAAGTTGTTTCCTAAGTTATTTTCTGAACTAGAAGTATCTAAACTCCATTGTGAAGTGTGTGAATTAGCTAAACATCAACGTGTCCCATTTCCTTTAAGTATAAATAAAAGCTTATCTCCTTTTGCAATTATCTATAGTGATGTGTGGGGTCCTTCACGTGTCATTAATTCTTCTGGTGCACGTTGGTTCGTTACTTTCATTGATGACTACTCTAGAGTTTCATGGGTCTACTTATTGAAGGACAAAAGTGAAGTCCATTATGTCTTCAAAATATTTCATAAGTTTGTCCTTACCCAATTTAACACTAGGATTCAAGTGTTACgatctgatcgtggtggtgagtacCTAAACCAAGGATTATCATCTTATTTCTTAGAACAATGAATAGTTCACCAAACCACTTGTACTGATACCCCTCAGCAaaatggagtagctgaacgtaagaatcGTCATTTACTAGAAGTTACTAGATGCTTACTATTTTGTATGAATGTGCCAATAATGTATTGGGGCGATGCTATTCTTACGACAACACACTTGATTAACAATATGCCTTCTCGGTCTCTTGATTTTCAAACACCTCTTGAGGTTCTATCCAATGGTACTTCATTTCAGCCTCCTTACgtgttccaccaaaagtttttgGATGTGTTTGTTACGTTCATGTCCACAAACAAGGTAGGAGTAAACTAGATCCTAAAGCTTTtaagtgcatttatttagggtcATCATCTACCCAAAAGGGTTACAAGTGTTGTCACCCTCCAACTGGTAAGGTGTTTGTATCTATGGATGTAACCTTTACTGAAGATACACCTTATTTTTCGAGAGTTGAGACTTCTCTTCAGGGGGAAAGTAGAATTGGTGAAGATCAGTCTGGGTATGATTTATGGTATGACCTATGCTCTACACCTAACTTAAGTAAGGAAAGTAAGACTAATCCACCAACGTCTCCTTTACTTCTTCAACCTCAACCTCAAGTATACAAACGAAGAGACAAGGACCCTCTTTCTCAACCTCGTCAATTGTCTATTCCGGTGACAGGTAATTCTGAACTAGAACCTCCTACAGTTCAGATTGAAACTACTTTGAGTACTGACGAGAATGATATTTCAGCTGATGAATCTACTAATgttgtagaagaagaaaaccctagGTATTCTAGATATCCTACTCGTACTCGTAATCCTCCAACTCGATATGGCTTTTTTTACTGACCACCCTATTTCAAATTTTGTGTCTTCTCATCAACTGTCACCTACTTATATTGCTTTTATCATCTGTGAGTATACCTACAAGGATTGATGATGCTCTTGCTGATCCGAAGTGGAAGGTAGCTACGATGGAAGAAATGGAACCCCTGGAAAAGAATGACACCTGGGATGAGGTCAAACTGCCAAAAGGGAAGAAGAcagttggttgtaaatgggtatttACTGTGAAGTACAAGTCTGATGGAACAGTTGAAAGATACAAGGCAAGATTAGTAGCTAAAGGCTACACTCAGACTTATGGAATTGGTTATcaagaaacctttgctcctgtagcTAAGATGAACACTATTCGTGTCTTGTTATCTTTGGCAGCAAATAAGGAATGGCCACTTCATCAGTACGATGTGAAGAATACTTTTCTTAATGGAGATTTGGAGGAGGAGGTATACATGGACATTCCTCCTGGATTTCAAACAGCCACTAATCAAGGAAAAGTGTGCAAGTTGAAGAAATCCTTATATGGTTTGAAGAAGTCTCCAAGGGCATGGTTTGTACGGTTTACCCAAAGTATGCGAAGATATGGATTTCGACAAAGTCAGGAAGATCATACCTTATTCCTCAAACGTTCAAAGAACAGAAAGCTGACCATGCTTATCGTCTATGTGGATGACATTATAATGACATGTGATGATATAGAAGAAATGGGGAAGGTAAAATCTTACTTGACCAGGGAATTTAAGATTAAGGACTTAGGAGAATTGTGCTACTTCCTAAGAATTGGAGTGGCAAGATAAAAAAGAGGAATCTACATCTCTCAAAGGAAATATGTCTTAGATCTTTTAGTTGAGACAGGAATGTTGGGCTGCAAGCCGGTTGACACACCAGTTGAACCGAATTAGAAGCTGGGAAAAGACACCGATGGTATTCCGGTGgaaaaagaaagatatcaaaggttAGTGGGAAGACTGATTTATCTCTCTCACACTCGTCCTGATATTGCATACTATGTGAGTGTTGTAAGTCAGTTTATGCATGCTCCAAGAGAGACACATATGGATGCAGTGTATAGAATACTTCGCTACCTAAAGTCGGCACCAGCAAAAGGGCTTTTATTTTCTAAGAATAACCACACAGAGGTTGAAGCATAcacagatgcagattgggcagaCTCCGTGATTGATCGTAGGTCTACCTctggatattgttcatttgtggGAGGAAACCTAGTAACTTGGCGCAGCAAGAAGCAATCAGTTGTAGCTAGATCCAGTGCAGAAGCAGAGTTTAGGGCTATGGCTCATGGAATCTGTGAGTTATTATAGTTAAGAATATTGTTGACAGAGATTGGTTTCAGGCCTAGAGGTCCTATGAAGTTGTACTGTGACAACAAGGCTGCAATCAGCATTGCTTACAATCCAGTGCAGCATGACAGAACAAAACATGTGGAAGTGGACAAACATTTCATTAAAGAGAAGTTGAATACAGGGATTATCAGTACTCCGTTTGTAAGAACAGGAGAGCAGATTGCAGACATGCTGACTAAAAGAGTTCCTAGTCGACCATTCAACTCTTTCCTCGACAAGCTAGGAATGCATGACATCTATGCACCTGCTTGAGGGGAGTGTTGGAATGAGTCATGAATGTCACTGTATAGTTAGTACTATAGTGTTAAATTACTGTAGAGTTAGTGTTAGTGTTAAGATATTTTCCTCCTAACCCTAGATGTGTAAGAATACCTAATTGTATAAAAAGAAGCCTCTCATATGGGTGAAAAACAACCCTTTCACTATCTCTTTCTCTGTTTCTACAGATTAAACCTTCCCATCCTCCAAACCACCACCATTAGATCTTTCCTTAAGACCATCAATCTCATAAAAGTTCATGAATACAAAGCCAACAAGTGAGTTTGCTCTGCCTCTGATACTTATTTTGCTCACTGTAAATCCACAGAGGTTTTAAGTTATAATCTCTAATCTTATGATATCATATGTTTTAGAATCTCTGAGGCTGAATTATGTCGAGGCCATCAAGAAGGAAATCAGCAAAGTTGTCGAGCTCCAGGAAGAGCTCGACATTGATGTCCAAGTCCATGGAGAGCGAGGGTACTTAACTCTATGTCCCGATGTTCATTTATTTCCATTTAGCATTAACAGGAAATGCACAACATAAATATTTGTTATCTCATTAAATTAATTTTATGCAGAGAAACGACATGGTTGAGTACTTCAGAGAGCAATTATCTTGTTTTGCCTTCTCCTTCAATGGTGCGATCTTACGGTTCAATTCTCTATGTCTGGGTAATTCCTTACTTTATGTCTGGGTAATTCTTTATAGAACTTAGAAAGTATAAGCAGGTAATTTACTATTTTGCATTTCCCTTCTCGTATGTTTTGTTTTGCTTGTTAGAACCTTAATGTATACCCTGTAATGGAagtgaaacaatttatttgtacCTATGCTACAACATGACATCACTTGTACATAATTTGGGCTACTTTTTTGCAATTTATGTAGTATTTAATGATTAAGATCATCAAATTAAAATGTATGAGTTATGATTTGAGAAGTCAGATTCTTTAAGAAGGTATGAAAAACATCTGCTCTCTAAATCTCAGAATCTTTTTTGTCATTggttttcatttgatttttgtCACTACCAATCTTATATGTGTGATACTGCAAGAGCATAACTCAATGAACATTGGTGTTTTCCTTAGAAGATTCCAAGAACTCATTTTATACACACTCTTGCCTTCTCATGTTAGTCCAAGCCTTGCATAATATTGAATGTCCCGATACGTGCATTTGTCTGATCCGTTTGTCTGCTTTActgaagttgattttttttttgattcaaaagAGAATTTattgattaatcaaataagatacaTCTTGTAATATCCTCCTGAATCCATGAAGTAATATCCAAGGGGAAGTTGTCTACATATTCAAAATCAGTGCCACTAGTTATGCACTTCTTAGCAATTAAATCAACAACTCTATTTTTAGTTCTGTTGACTGACTGACTGACAAACAAAATTAACTCTACTCTGAAATAAAGCCTTAATGTCTAGGACTAATCCTTGATTTAGCCAATGAACATAAGAGGTGTCTTCCTTTATTGACTTAACTAGAACTTCACTATCAGATTCAAAGATAACTTTAGAGAGATTCTTGGATATTTCCCAATTCACTGCCTCCTGCATTTTCTGACACTCCAAGTACTCCACTTCCTGGTCTTTAGTCATTCCTCCATTATAGAAGCTCCCTTTAGCTCCACAGCATTGCCCTGCAAAATTTCTAGCTATTAGTCCCGTGCTACCTGTCATGTTTTCTTTAAAAAAGGATGCATCAACATTAATCTTGATATAATCTCCTTCTGGAGGCTCCCAATATTGAGGTTGTACCTGTAGACTAGAAACAATGTTAGAAACAATGGAAACATTCTTCTTACAACTATCCAGTAAAGACAAAATGCTATTAATGCTGAAATTTCTATTAGGTTTCTTATTTTGAAACACAACTGTGCATCTATCTTTCCATATTGTCCAAATTGTAATCATCAGTAAGTATAGAAAATGTATTCTGTCTATACTAGGAACTACATTATTATTAACCCAGTATCAAACCAACTAATGATCCAATCAATCAAACTACCATGCAAATTCCTAACCCCGGTATCAAACCAACTAATGATCCAATCAATCAAACTACCATGCAAATTCCTAACATTGTTAAGATTCACATTCACACCAAGCCAAATGGATCTAGCATAAGGGCAATCCAGTATCATATGTTCAGTAGTTTCAAAAGTAGCATTACAGATACTACAATGCACATCAATGCCTTGTTTATACTTAGAAAGTTTGTCTCTTGCATGCACTATATCTTTAAGACACTTCCAGACAAAGAGTTTAACCTTATGAGGAAGCTTACACTTCCAGAGAGACTTCCAAACATGACTACTTACCCTTTGTGGAGGAAAGACACCAGCAGGGTGACTACTCAGCACTTTATAAGCACTTTTAACACTAAACTTACCTTTCCTGTCATGCATACAATTGAGAGTATCATTTCCACATCTAGGAATTTGcatagaaataattttgtttGCAGTGATCAGATCAAAGCTATTTTGAATAAGCTGCACATTCCAAGTTCTAGTACCTGGTAAAAAGAGCTCATGAACATGATTAAGATGAGATAAGGTATTAGAGCCAGTTATAGGAACATGTGGGTTATCAAGACCAATTACCCACTTATCTAGCCAAATCTTAATTTTGGTACCACATCTAACTGTCCAAAAGGTGTTATCTTTAATGAATTGAATCTGCCTATAAATGCCTTTCCAGACCCAAGAGCTTTTATCAACAGTTTTTCCAAATGAAGAGGGTTGGTAGTTTTAAAGTATTTAGCTTCTAATTGAATGCAAAAAGATATTCTGTCGATAATTTAGGTAACAAATAGCATTAGGATTTCTTTTAGTTAGAGAAGATTGACGACTGGCGATTAAACATAGGAGTAAAATTAGGTAACCGAATTTCCTATTATCaggatttttttgaattttgaatttcatTGACTTGAGCTGAAGGCGGGATAAACTAAACCAGCGATTCTCCGAATTGACACAGTAGCTGTTCTTCTTCCCAGGGACGCCATTGATAACCGAGATAACATCACTAAACAATCCTGTAAGCAAACACTTAATGAAATACTCTGCAAACGCTTGAAACAAAACATAGAACAAGGAAAACGTCATCAGAGACAAAACAAACTGATAAT encodes the following:
- the LOC113312313 gene encoding MADS-box transcription factor 51-like — encoded protein: MGKRRIEIQKIEDRKKRNVSFTKRRQGLFKKAADLCRLTGADISLLVISPGGKPYSFSSSSSISLDDLNYRLNNTIKNIKEGKVVDDETTRVSDDGFWWNNLNPEEIDSIKKLTAVRNQLLDVKEKVSQRKQELLAAAKAIDIATCTTTCTVVEKMEEDSSLLKDDLGMLLSDCYDDAQNWFPSIESLHNFESWLLN